Below is a genomic region from Lepidochelys kempii isolate rLepKem1 chromosome 5, rLepKem1.hap2, whole genome shotgun sequence.
GGGCATGGGAGCGCTGCTGGCAGCTGGTATAGGTGAGAATTGCTCTCAAGCAGTTCCCATTTGTGCTAGGGTCTGGCCCAGTTCCTGGATAATCCCTGTATGGGATCAGAAGACAGAAAGGTGGCTTTAAAGTACCTGTGCAAACACATACCCCTGTAGATTTGTATCAAGTGCCCTTCAGCCACACCAGAGAATCAGGGCCTGATGATGCTACTGTCATAATCTTAGTGGGAATCTGGCTTGATCTAATTAACCGCAAAGACCTGGAACCACCAGAAGGACAAAATGGAAAAATGATTCAGAGACCTGGGGAACTTTTCCATTAGACGGACAGCATGGCTGACCCCAAATAGGAAATTAATAGACTGAGCCCAAAACAGGGAAGCTGAGGGAAAGGAGTTGAGTTCCTGCCTTCTCTTGTAGCATTGCCAGTTGAAGACCTACACTTCTACTTTTAAACCTGTTTGAGAAGAAGACGATGTCACAATGCACTGTATCAGAATGGTAGGAGCAGGTGGAAATAAAGTCATGGAAGACAAAGCAGTTGAATTCAAAATATTGACAATGCTTAAAAGACCTTCACATCTGCCCAGCCATCTCATCACATTTGGACTGGTTTGATGGAAACTCTGTAAcaagtattaaaaaacaaaataagtggATAAAAGAGTATTGTTATCTCTGGGCCAATTCAAAAGAGCAATAAACATCACTTGCTTGTAGTCTGGGGAGTTTATTATTACATTGTTGTGTCTTATGTATAGAATTAAAAGCTTTTCATTTGGCCCTTCTTATCTTTTACGAATAAATATTGAGTATGAAATTATGTATTTACCTGGTAtgctttgtgtttattttaataaaaacatggAGGGAGGAGGCTGGAGATTTTGATGCAATTTGGTGTGTTTTATCAATGTATTCCCTGCTGAATTATGGTAACAGTGATGTCTAAACACATTGCAAACAGGTGTAGCAGATTCTGCCTCTGCTGCCCAAAGCAGAGCCATCACTGTTCCCAGTTCGGATGGCAAAGTGCTTCCCTTGAGGAGGGAACCGGATTGGAATTGTGCCAGCATTGAGTCCCCATAGTTCCAGAGGTGCCTGAAAAACCGCAGGACCCAAGACGCGATTAACCGTCCTAGGGTCACATTTGCGATTCCTTCGCATTAAATGCAGGAGACCACATCTACTCTAATTGTTAGGACAATGGTGTAGTTTGCAAAAACCACAGGTCTCTGGGTGCAAGATAGCAACTTTAGCGAGCAGTCTGCCACTCAGATCAGAGGAAGCATTGCTCACAGGAAACTGTACTGTCTGCAAGTCACACCTTCAGCATCGTGCTATGTATTTATAAAGTTCTGTCGGTGTGCATGGCCCTGTGCAACAGGTAGATACTGTAACCTATTCTGAGACGTTCCCGACCTTGAGCCTTTAAAATCTCAGCTAAGCCATGCTGGACAGGGACCAGTGAATGTGCAAAGGAGTCCCTGATTGTGATCTTCATTCTCTTATGTACCGTAGAAATGGAAACTTCTTATATGACAGATTAATTATAATGTTGTTCGGTTCACAAGCGAACCACACAACTTTCAACAGGTACCTGCAATTTAAAGGTATCAGTTCAACCTTTGACTTTGCTGTTTGCACTTCTCTTTACCAGACAGAATTCTCCTGCATGTTCGCAGGCAGGGTCTCTTTTTCCTAAGGCTTTATCAGAACAAGTTGCGGTAAGAAAGATCTTCTTCTTCTACTGTTATTGAACACGCTGTTATTTTTTCACAGACCAAAGTAAATGAACATGCctgatgcaaaaccatgcttacttgacattatttttaaaaatccattgtaATTTAATGTACAAAACCATTTAGTGCTCACAGTAGGTGTAAAAATACATTTACAATTGTATACAAGACAGTCTctaaaatgtgaccttgtaaactTCCCGGATTTAAAATTCCAGTAATAGTGAAGTGTAGtatgctagtctctaaggtgccacaagtactccttttctttttccaagagTGCGTGCATTTCCCAAGATGCTATCGATCATCATTATTTTATTACCTCACATTCCTTCTAACAAAACTGCTGCGAGAGAAACCAGGCAACATCTTTCTTTCAAAGATATCTCAAGAACAGTAATACTACTGCTAATAAACAATGTCTGTGAAGGGACACCAACAACCCGAAAGCCACGATGCTGTGTGAAAATGGTCTACCTGTTCTACCACGATCACTAGAAGTGAGGGAAGTTGCTGCGGCatatgtcccccccccccccccagttcgtTTGGGGTGTGTATTTGACTAGTTGTGTGTACAGTCAGTTTTGCTGTTTCCCCTTGTGTAGTTAGCTGGTGGCTGAAAAGACCCTCGTAACCATCAACAGGGGAGCAGAGAACCCCTTATTCACatttgaatgtttttaaaaaaaagtttcaaggcTCACACTATttacagggttttaaaaaaatccacatggatagtgtccctttaagtatctagcataatgacaggtttcagagtagcagccgtgttagtctgtatccgcaaaaggaaaaagaggacttgtggcaccttagagactaaccaatttatttgagcatgagctttcctgagctccaccaaagcttatgctcaaataaattggttagcctctaaggtgccgcaagtcctccttttctttttaagtatctAGAGTATCTCTCTGAACCTGCTCAAAAGTTGAAAGGGTCACAGCAATGgcttcaaaagaaaaaacacaccaCAGCTGTATTGTGGTAAATGCTTCTTTTccttaccaaaaaagaaaaaagtgcttCCAGTTTTTGCGACAGACAACGTCCTGTAAGTGGAAGTCACCTTGGGGGACTAGGGTCGGCGGAACAGTGCTAAGTTCAAGTACAGGCAGTGCGAAGTTTTCATGGGAGACCTTGGCCAGTGTAGTTAGCTGATCGTTTCCTGGCTCAGCTGGGAACCCATCTAAACTTGTAGCCCCCGGTGGCTGTCCTGATGGTGAAAGCATTTCCCTGCGGGAAAGCTAGTGTCCGGATCGTGCCGTGATCTGTGATGGAGGTCCTGAAAGACACACCTTCCTCCAGCTCGCTGTCACTCAGGTTCACCGCGCTGCGGCTGCTGCAAGTCTGCAGGCCGCTGAACGCCCCGTACATGTGAATAGCCTGGCCCTGGCTGCCCGGAGCTCGTGCTGCCTCCGCCTGCAGCCGCGGGCGCTTCGCCTCTCTGTGCTCATCGATAGCCTGCAGCGCCGCGTTACAGGTGTCTGAGATCTCCCGCAGGATTTCATCCACTTCTGCGCAGTCCTCCTGCCTGGCCGCGTACAGCTGCTCCAGGCTTCTCTTAGCTGAGCTCCTGGGAAGGAAAGCGTCGGCCCCCTCCTTGGACTGGTGGATCATCAGTTTCTGTGGGTAAAACAACATGCAACTGGCTGCTTTAAACCGATCGCCGTGGCTCCCACTGGGCGCATCGCGTGGACCGGGGAGGTGCAATACACCCGCGTGGGAGCTTAGCTTTGGCTCTGGCTCCGCGTTTCCGGCCTCAGGGCGCCCCCTGGGGGTCTCAGGGCTGCAAGCCTCGAGCAGTGAAAGGAATCGCTGCATGTCATTATCACTTTTGTACCCCGAGGACGGTGCTTTGGGAAAGAAACCTGGAGGAACACTTACATCGAGCACACAGGCCAGCTGCTTCGCCTGGCTAGCTAGCTCCTTCAGCTGCACGTTTCGTTCCTTCAGGGAAGTGATCTCTTCCTGCTTTTGGGTTAATGTCACGTGCAGCTGTTGAACGACAAGGTGTCAGTTTGAAATCAAACATTTCCTCTACCGTAGAAAGTCAGGTTACAGCTGGCACGCGTGCTCACACACGCTGTAGCGTGCACACACCGTACACAAACCGATTTAGCCTCTTTACTTTTGCAAACAGTATTGATCAGTAACTAGGGACCGTTCAGGAGACCACTTTGCTCAACAGAGCTAGCCAATGGTGCGCAATATGTGACATTGGGATTACTCCGCTATCGAGCCAGGACCAGTTAGTTTGGAAGGAATATAGGACGTAGGCAACCCCGTCTGAGTAATCTCTGCAATACCTGAGCAGGATGATTCGTTCTACCTTCATACCTGATTATTTTCCACCAGTGCATCCCCTAACGCTTTCTGGTTTTGGTCTGCCACATCTTTCCAGTACTGTTCCGCGGAGTTTTGCAAGTTCATGTGCGGAAGAGGATTGTTTTGTGACCGTTGAATATAAGGGCTAAAGGCTGATCCGTCGCCGAGAGGAAAAGTGAAGTCCGCCGTGTCCAGTGGAGGTGGCATTAAGGAGGATGGGTCTATGGAGGAAATCACAAGGGTGAGCTCATCATATCTCTTTACGCGTTCGCTGCTAGACCTGACACCGACACTCAAGTTCTTGCTGCTACTACAGTGAATCGTAAAGATCTGAACTGGTGTTTAATTCAGTCGTGTGAGTCTGGACACCCTAACGTACCACACCATTGGTATGCACCAAACACGCATATTTCGTTTGCATCTCCTTGGGGGGTTCCTTGGggaacaacatttaaaaaaacaatgtcaGTGCAAACTTTTCTTAACGAATGCTAGATTGGTGCATTCAGTTATGTAATGTCCAATGACTAAACTGATAGCAAATTAAACTGGTACCCAAAAAGGCAAAAGCACCTGAGGGGACCAAAATGCAATGTCTGAAGCTAGGGGACCATAGGCAGCCGGTGCTCTGTATGAATAAATGTGTGAATATGCAATAAGAAAAGTACTTGCCACATATAAAACTATCGACAGCATCTCTGAACTCCTGGAAGTCGAACTCGGGTTCAGGTTGcaagcagtggctctgaaacaTGTAAAGGAAACATACAAGTTAATCAGTGCATTCAGATTCGCCAATCAGATCTGCCCACACACTAATGGCGGGTCTCCGGCGCTGCTTCGCTTCGCTTGCCGGTGTGCACACGCTCTGTTGTGCGCACTCACATACCTGGAACTCTAGCCCCCAAGCTGGACCCTGGAAAGGGCAAGCTTGTACTGCCATGGTCAGGGTAATGGCTGATGCGCAGCGCTTAGTGTCTCTACCAGTATAAAGGTGAATGTGGCAGGTGACTGGTAATTGGGAAACCTCTGATCCGTTAACCAGGTTAGAGGCTTTGGCCAACTCTGCCGAGTCCCTCGGATGCGGCCAACCCCAGTGGCACGCGTTGCTACAGCCTGCCTGCCCCGCGGCCCCCCATATAGGGTGCTTACTCTATTCTCATTGGTTAGCAACACGAGCCAACCATATTCGGCCAGCCTGGGCATTCCTCCAGAGTCAGTGAAAGATTAACCCGGGCGCTTCTGCTACAACAGCATTTCTCCCACACCTCGCTCTTAGATACTGTGCGCCCAGGCAGGTGTCTGTCCCCAGAGAGCCTCCTGCCTTCCTACGGATCGCTTCATTCCTTCACCGTTCTTCTCCTCtcttccactctctctctctcactctctctctttctcctgatTTTGGATGGATGGAGGAAAACGCACTTTCTTGTGCACCCCATATAGCATTCTGTCTGAACAGTACATCTGTGATCGTGGACAGAAGCACAGTGTGGACAAAGAGCATCCTGGCAAATAACAGTCCTTTAAAACATGAACTTAGCTTGTGTGCAATTGCACGCCGGTATTGACTACACCGAGGGGAAAGGAAATTGTGCAAAAAAATGTGTACCGTAATTCAGCTCATGTTGTATGGAGAATTTCCCTACCGAGTGCTTTCAAAGGAAACTGTATGGCAGAGAGGATTGTGTGCAGTGTGGTTAcacctttttaaaatttcttcttcCTACATTCAATCTGCCATCCATTTGTCAGCTCCACTACACAAAGGAAAGCTCCAGACACAACAAAAGCCCCACCTGTGTTCTCTGGCATCCTCCCTCTCAGATTCAGCTGGTACTGCAGAGGACACAGCTAGCTGTATATGTGTCTGTCATGTATGCATTTCCCATTTTTGTTTCAGATCTTATGTATTAATCTTTTAAACATGCAGCAGCCAGACTTCTAGCTAAAACAGAGCAACCAGGACATACCACTTTGCTCTCATTCTCAGATTCTGGATCCAGGTAAAGGTCCTCATCCTAATCTTTCAAGGCCTGAATGGGGTTGGGTCTAGCTATCTTTGAAGCCATCTCCCTTTCCATCACCCATCAGCTGTCATCAAGAGGGATGCTACTATAAATGAACCTCAGAGCCTAGCTTTATTGGTCTGGACACCAAAGTCATTGGGTGTATCATAAATACATAGAAAGACATGACCTAGGGACAAGATTCTTGTGGTAGGAGACCCTCCTTAGAAATGGAGATCAGGATGAAAGCAATATGTGTCACTTTTAAGGTGCAGTGCAAAAGTGTCTCTCTTTCAGCAAGCCTTGCCCCGACAATGAGGGCTGCAGAATAGCCCCGTTCACACAAGATACACAATAAAGAATAACCCCTCTCAAGAGAGCAACATAAGGAGGGAGAGATATAGTGGGCCTTGGATAGAAattgtgcccattttacagatgggggaactgaaaCTCAGCGAGGGTAAGTGACCTGCAAAGAGATGTCTGTGTCACAGCTGGGAATGACAGActagaactcagatctcctgtcTCCTAGTGGTTCTGTACTATAACAGCAGCATCACTCACCCTCAGTGAGCAAGCACTGCTTTCAATAACCCCTTTTCCTACATCTGTACCAGTTATCTTTTTCTGATCTCCCGCACTTTTGGAGTGAACCCCAGTAATTTTATCTTCATTTCAATCCCCCAAAAGGGAGTGTTTTGACAAGTAAAGGGGCAAAGCGCTATTGAGCCAAATGCCTATTCACACAGGCTCTGTAATTCAGCTCAGCTTGAAAAAAGAGCATGCTGCAAAACTTTTCAAATGGTGTAGCTAATGCAAGGAGCTTTGAAACAGTAGTGTAggatttttcattcattttattagtgcctagtagatagagcactggactgggactcaggagacctaggttctattccttgCTTTgctattggcctgctgggtgaccttgggcaaatcacgtccctgccctgtgcctcagtttccctatctgtaaaatggggataatgatactgacctcctctgtaaCACACTCTGAGCTCTACTGATGAAAACTCCCCTAGAAGAGCTAGGTATGATTATATTATTCCAATAGCATCCAGAGGCCCCAATCACAATCAAATCCCCATTATGCTAGAAGTGGTACAAACATTGCAAGAGAcacggcctccccccaccccgcacgaCAATCATGTGAGGAAAGAGATGGTGGCATAAACTAGCAGGGCTGAATGGCTTGGAGTAAACTTAAAAATAGAAACTCTAAGACAAATAAACAG
It encodes:
- the MCIDAS gene encoding multicilin, with translation MRNRSGRKAFDSICPNRVGDLGSRLGKKPARLERKVRLGDGPAPRKSFASAAPAAVHSDQPPATVELALATIDWQDLADCTSVFQQETSSVAAAPQSHCLQPEPEFDFQEFRDAVDSFICGNSSKNLSVGVRSSSERVKRYDELTLVISSIDPSSLMPPPLDTADFTFPLGDGSAFSPYIQRSQNNPLPHMNLQNSAEQYWKDVADQNQKALGDALVENNQLHVTLTQKQEEITSLKERNVQLKELASQAKQLACVLDKLMIHQSKEGADAFLPRSSAKRSLEQLYAARQEDCAEVDEILREISDTCNAALQAIDEHREAKRPRLQAEAARAPGSQGQAIHMYGAFSGLQTCSSRSAVNLSDSELEEGVSFRTSITDHGTIRTLAFPQGNAFTIRTATGGYKFRWVPS